One segment of Panicum virgatum strain AP13 chromosome 3K, P.virgatum_v5, whole genome shotgun sequence DNA contains the following:
- the LOC120698679 gene encoding probably inactive leucine-rich repeat receptor-like protein kinase At5g48380, translating to MTDHFALSVLLLLLLSTTCFSSELDIQCLRDVKKSVSDPNGILKSSWIFDNNTAGFICRFTGVECWHPDENRVFSLHLSNLGLQGPFPQGLKNCTSMTGLDLSSNNFTGPIPSDISLQVPFLTSLDLSYNGFSGEIPLLIYNMTYLNTLNLQHNQLTGQIPGQFSLLARLLTFNVADNQLSGTIPSALQKFSPSSFAGNQRLCGPPLGDCQASSKSKSTAAIIGAVVGVVVVVIIGAVVVFFCLRRLPAKKKAKDEDDNKWAKSIKGTKTIKVSMFENPVSKMKLSDLMKATDQFSKENIIGTGRTGTMYKAVLPDGSFLAVKRLQDSQHSESQFTSEMKTLGQVRHRNLVPLLGFCIAKKEKLLVYKHMPKGSLYDQLNQEEGCNMDWPLRLRIGIGAAKGLAYLHHTCNPRVLHRNISSKCILLDEDYEPKISDFGLARLMNPIDTHLSTFVNGEFGDLGYVAPEYARTLMATPKGDVYSFGVVLLELITGEKPTHVSTAPENFRGSLVEWINYLSNNGLLQDAIDKLLIGKDTDGELMQFLKVACSCTLATPKERPTMFEVYQLLRAIGERYHFTADDDLVLSPLNTDGETLDELIVAK from the exons ATGACAGATCATTTTGCTCTAAGTGTTCTACTTCTACTGCTGCTAAGTACTACTTGTTTCAGTTCAGAACTAGATATCCAATGCTTGAGAGATGTAAAGAAATCGGTGAGTGATCCTAATGGTATACTCAAATCCTCATGGATTTTTGACAATAACACTGCGGGTTTCATATGCCGATTTACCGGTGTGGAGTGCTGGCACCCAGATGAGAATCGAGTTTTTTCGTTGCACCTCAGCAACCTTGGTCTTCAGGGTCCATTCCCTCAAGGTCTTAAGAATTGCACCAGTATGACGGGGTTGGATCTGTCAAGCAACAACTTTACGGGCCCTATTCCTTCAGATATCTCTCTGCAAGTGCCATTTTTGACATCGCTGGACCTCTCCTATAATGGTTTCTCAGGAGAAATTCCACTACTTATCTATAACATGACGTACCTAAACACCCTTAATCTTCAACACAACCAATTGACCGGTCAAATTCCGGGGCAGTTCAGTTTATTGGCTCGGCTATTAACATTCAATGTTGCTGACAACCAACTATCAGGGACTATTCCATCTGCTCTACAGAAATTCTCGCCATCAAGTTTTGCTGGTAATCAAAGACTCTGTGGGCCTCCATTAGGTGACTGTCAAGCTTCATCAAAGAGCAAGAGCACTGCAGCAATCATCGGGGCTGTTGTTGGCGTGGTAGTAGTTGTCATAATTGGTGCAGTAGTTGTGTTCTTTTGTCTGCGGAGATTACCAGCCAAGAAGAAGGCAAAGGATGAGGATGATAATAAGTGGGCGAAGAGTATCAAAGGAACAAAAACCATCAAG GTCTCTATGTTTGAGAATCCAGTTTCAAAGATGAAACTAAGTGATCTCATGAAGGCCACGGACCAATTCAGCAAAGAGAACATCATAGGTACTGGGAGGACGGGAACTATGTACAAGGCCGTGCTACCTGACGGTTCCTTCCTAGCTGTCAAAAGACTTCAAGATTCACAGCATTCTGAGTCCCAGTTCACATCGGAGATGAAGACACTTGGCCAGGTAAGGCACCGGAACTTGGTTCCGCTCCTGGGGTTTTGCATTGCCAAGAAGGAGAAGTTGCTGGTGTACAAACACATGCCCAAAGGTTCACTCTATGATCAGTTAAACCAAGAGGAAGGTTGTAATATGGATTGGCCACTGAGGTTAAGAATTGGCATCGGTGCAGCGAAAGGGCTTGCATATCTCCATCACACCTGCAATCCTAGAGTTCTTCACCGCAACATCAGCTCCAAATGCATCCTCTTGGATGAGGACTATGAACCAAAGATATCAGACTTCGGACTTGCTAGGCTTATGAACCCAATAGACACCCATCTCAGCACCTTTGTGAATGGGGAATTTGGTGACCTCGGTTATGTAGCACCGGAGTATGCACGCACTCTGATGGCCACACCGAAGGGTGATGTCTACAGCTTTGGTGTGGTTCTCCTCGAGCTCATCACCGGCGAGAAGCCTACCCACGTTTCCACAGCTCCAGAGAATTTCAGAGGGAGCCTAGTGGAATGGATCAATTATCTTTCAAACAACGGACTCCTCCAAGACGCCATCGATAAGTTGCTGATAGGAAAGGACACTGATGGCGAGTTGATGCAGTTCCTGAAAGTCGCGTGTTCCTGCACGCTTGCCACCCCGAAGGAGAGACCAACCATGTTTGAGGTTTACCAGCTCCTTAGAGCCATTGGCGAAAGGTACCATTTCACTGCCGATGATGACCTGGTGCTTTCACCTCTTAACACAGATGGCGAAACCCTAGACGAACTCATCGTTGCCAAGTAA